In one Candidatus Absconditicoccus praedator genomic region, the following are encoded:
- the serS gene encoding serine--tRNA ligase: MIDLKKLRENPERYQQKTKEKGIDIDFTKLLQLDTNARQLKKQIDELSHQRNTISKEIPQLQKQGEDTSDKIAKVKEIKNQLEEKENEYKEIIEEFNSMYLKIPNPALDDVPFGESDDENRVNSYVGEKPQFDFDPLPHYELLEKRQMLDQQRSAKVSGARFYYIRDGLVLLHMALLHYVVNKLVKKGFSPTLVPNLVREKSMLATGFFPAEENEIYAVNEGEDNLYLIGTSEVSLVAQHLDETIDKEKLPLRYIGYSPCYRREAGSYGKDTKGLIRLHQFEKVEMVSFVSPEDSEKEHQFLLDIEEEIYQELGIHYQKIDICTGDTGFHAAKKYDLEAWFPGQDTYKEITSCSNCTDFQARRANIKYKEHKEKDYLHTLNGTVISMRPLIAIVENFQTKDMKIKVPKVLQPYMGVEEI; the protein is encoded by the coding sequence ATGATTGACCTAAAAAAACTTCGTGAGAATCCAGAACGATATCAACAAAAAACAAAAGAAAAATGAATAGATATAGATTTTACTAAACTTTTGCAGCTAGATACAAATGCAAGACAGCTCAAAAAACAAATAGATGAGCTTAGTCATCAGAGAAATACAATCTCCAAAGAAATACCTCAACTTCAAAAACAGTGAGAAGATACTTCTGACAAAATAGCAAAAGTCAAAGAAATCAAAAACCAATTAGAAGAAAAAGAAAATGAGTACAAAGAAATTATAGAAGAATTCAACAGTATGTACTTAAAAATTCCAAATCCAGCTTTGGATGATGTGCCTTTTTGAGAAAGTGATGATGAAAATCGTGTAAACTCTTATGTATGAGAAAAACCACAATTTGATTTTGATCCACTACCACATTATGAGTTGTTGGAAAAAAGACAGATGCTAGATCAACAAAGATCTGCCAAGGTTTCTTGAGCAAGATTCTATTATATTAGGGACGGATTAGTTTTGTTGCATATGGCATTGTTGCATTATGTTGTAAACAAGCTAGTGAAAAAATGATTTTCTCCTACATTGGTTCCTAATTTGGTCAGAGAAAAATCAATGTTGGCTACAGGATTCTTCCCTGCAGAAGAAAATGAGATATATGCTGTAAATGAGTGAGAAGACAATTTGTATCTTATCTGAACTTCAGAGGTGTCTCTTGTGGCTCAGCATTTGGATGAAACAATAGATAAAGAAAAATTACCTCTTAGATATATAGGTTATTCTCCATGTTATAGGAGAGAGGCAGGAAGTTATTGAAAAGATACCAAATGACTTATTCGTTTGCATCAGTTTGAAAAAGTAGAGATGGTAAGTTTTGTGTCTCCAGAAGATAGTGAAAAAGAACATCAATTTTTATTAGATATAGAAGAGGAGATATATCAAGAGCTTTGAATTCATTATCAAAAAATTGATATTTGTACTTGAGATACAGGTTTTCATGCTGCCAAAAAATACGATTTGGAAGCTTGGTTCCCAGGTCAAGACACATACAAGGAGATAACATCTTGTTCTAACTGTACTGATTTTCAGGCAAGAAGAGCAAATATCAAATACAAAGAACACAAAGAAAAAGATTATCTACATACTTTGAATGGTACTGTTATTTCTATGAGACCACTTATTGCAATAGTAGAAAACTTTCAAACAAAAGATATGAAAATAAAGGTACCAAAAGTATTGCAGCCTTATATGGGAGTAGAGGAGATATAG
- a CDS encoding efflux RND transporter permease subunit, which translates to MFGKFANFWIQNPKITAVVIICIVFAGFFSWYTIPKQYNPDIEVPAFQIMAEAPGYNSQQVKNLVTREMEQVFSQIEGVDDIQGTSMPHKAGVMVSFEVGMDQEVATTRLYNKIYSNLDLSPYGVERPDVQPIDPDEIPIYTIAVYHEDKPLDDEENMLQLRKIGDQLVDEFKQIDGTTRFYLNGAEKENINILFDIEKFHTRGVDMLQVIQTIKENNENQPGGTISYGDSLSQVKVSGEYSSVEDIERLVVGEHEGAPVYLGDLARIYKGASPQTHYTFFADHKSSKDAVYLGIAKAPDKNSIFLVDDIEEKIEKLEPTLPEGYHIQPVQDDGQTAQSATNMLLTNLFQAIIIVFLVLLFYLGFRDALNNSIAIPLALGITFFVALSIGDNVNRITLFALILVLGMLVDNSTVVVENISRHLDERVKTGKNKLQAIKDAVDEVGFGVVLATITRILAFVAMFFVADMMGEYMGPIPQYAIIALTASFFIAFSINPFIAYMLADNPRFDKKKESYKLKDVDKVADSGAHEVSTTKIEKWYVNILEYFIGENKKLRRSSLKMIFWGALGLVVFVPIFLNIFKAQMLPKSDQDNFFVWIDMPRDTSLDKSKQVAQHMSDFMRKFSPEVDNDKYPQQDLNIIKNTSYWVGLPPVPDFANTFRGAAERQQQNQISSRVNILNKDNRDISSPEFVIKFRDLLTKHIKEKYPDAEIRVLEEPPGPPVQATYKMKVSGQPGTSYQEINNLTNWMYQTTYDYLSKESVEDVYTTVQDYQTTYDVRINHEKATRLGLSAEQIRNTVYNVFDGGKVGIYRDDSAREEIGLFVRADDEYADDINSFDDIRFTSETGRKVPLKEVADIVPMESDDFKRTDQLRPTAYIYGEMGENSVVYPVIGLFVSFFNDDFWGDAFEMTGWSPYGVEIQDKATGEKFQIDFGGEWEVTMDTFADLGVAMIIALMLIYFLMVGQFKGFAIGGVIMITFLLGFFGVFPGFTMLYLLTGEYFSATSMIGVIALAGIVVGNAIILIEYMNNLLARGWTLKSSIINAGKTRLRPIIITSLTTVLGITTILGDPVWSGLAWSIIFGLSVSAILTLIIIPVFLYDNLIKSYNK; encoded by the coding sequence ATGTTTTGAAAATTTGCGAATTTTTGGATACAAAATCCTAAAATAACTGCTGTGGTAATAATCTGTATTGTTTTTGCCTGATTTTTTTCTTGGTATACTATACCAAAACAGTACAATCCAGACATAGAAGTGCCAGCATTTCAGATTATGGCAGAAGCACCAGGGTATAATTCTCAACAAGTAAAAAATCTTGTTACTCGTGAAATGGAACAAGTATTTTCACAAATAGAATGAGTAGATGATATTCAATGAACTTCAATGCCACACAAAGCATGAGTAATGGTAAGTTTTGAGGTTGGGATGGATCAAGAAGTTGCAACTACAAGACTTTACAACAAAATATACTCCAATCTAGATCTGTCTCCATACTGAGTAGAAAGACCTGATGTGCAACCAATTGATCCAGATGAAATTCCTATATACACAATAGCAGTTTATCATGAAGACAAGCCATTAGACGACGAGGAAAATATGCTACAACTTAGGAAGATATGAGACCAGTTGGTTGATGAGTTCAAACAGATTGATTGAACAACAAGGTTTTATCTGAATTGAGCAGAAAAAGAAAATATAAATATACTTTTTGATATAGAAAAATTTCATACAAGAGGGGTTGATATGCTACAAGTTATTCAAACTATCAAAGAAAATAATGAAAATCAGCCTTGATGAACTATATCATACGGTGATAGTTTGTCTCAAGTGAAGGTGTCAGGAGAGTATTCTTCAGTAGAGGATATAGAAAGACTTGTAGTTTGAGAGCATGAGTGAGCTCCTGTGTATCTTGGTGATCTTGCTAGAATATATAAATGAGCATCTCCACAAACTCATTATACTTTTTTTGCAGATCATAAATCTTCCAAAGATGCAGTGTATCTTGGTATAGCAAAAGCTCCAGATAAAAATTCTATTTTCTTGGTGGATGATATAGAAGAAAAAATAGAAAAACTTGAACCTACACTTCCAGAAGGTTACCATATTCAGCCAGTACAGGACGACTGACAAACTGCTCAAAGTGCCACTAATATGCTTTTAACTAATCTTTTTCAGGCTATTATTATAGTGTTTTTGGTTTTGTTGTTTTATCTTTGATTTAGAGATGCATTAAATAATAGTATTGCTATACCATTGGCCCTTGGTATTACATTTTTTGTTGCCTTAAGTATATGAGATAATGTAAACAGAATAACTCTTTTTGCTTTGATACTTGTATTAGGTATGTTGGTAGATAATAGTACTGTTGTAGTAGAAAATATTTCTAGGCATTTAGATGAAAGAGTTAAAACTTGAAAAAATAAACTACAAGCAATCAAAGATGCTGTAGATGAAGTAGGTTTTGGAGTGGTTTTGGCTACTATTACTAGAATTTTGGCGTTTGTGGCAATGTTTTTTGTGGCTGATATGATGGGAGAGTATATGTGACCCATCCCTCAATATGCAATAATAGCACTGACTGCTTCGTTTTTTATAGCATTTAGTATAAATCCATTTATTGCCTATATGTTGGCTGACAATCCAAGATTTGATAAGAAAAAAGAATCATACAAGCTAAAGGATGTTGATAAAGTTGCTGATAGTTGAGCTCATGAAGTTTCAACAACAAAAATTGAAAAATGGTATGTAAACATACTTGAGTACTTTATATGAGAAAACAAAAAACTTAGAAGAAGTTCTCTAAAAATGATTTTTTGGTGAGCTTTGTGACTGGTTGTTTTTGTTCCAATATTTTTGAATATATTCAAGGCTCAAATGCTGCCTAAGTCAGATCAGGATAATTTCTTTGTTTGGATAGATATGCCAAGAGATACATCGTTGGATAAATCAAAACAAGTTGCTCAACACATGTCAGATTTTATGAGAAAATTTTCTCCAGAAGTGGACAACGATAAATATCCTCAGCAAGATTTGAATATAATTAAAAACACATCTTATTGGGTAGGATTGCCTCCTGTTCCTGATTTTGCAAATACTTTCCGTGGTGCAGCAGAAAGGCAGCAACAAAATCAAATATCTAGTAGAGTAAATATACTAAACAAAGATAATAGAGATATAAGTTCTCCAGAATTTGTAATAAAATTTAGAGATTTGCTTACAAAACATATAAAAGAAAAATATCCAGATGCTGAAATTAGAGTTTTGGAGGAACCACCAGGTCCACCTGTTCAAGCAACTTATAAAATGAAGGTGTCAGGCCAACCAGGTACCTCTTATCAGGAAATAAATAATCTAACAAATTGGATGTATCAAACAACTTATGATTATTTATCAAAAGAAAGTGTAGAAGATGTTTATACTACTGTTCAAGATTATCAAACAACTTATGATGTTAGAATAAATCATGAAAAAGCAACCAGACTTGGGTTGAGTGCAGAACAAATAAGGAATACTGTTTATAATGTATTTGATGGATGAAAGGTTGGAATATACCGTGATGATTCTGCAAGAGAAGAAATATGATTGTTTGTAAGAGCAGATGATGAATATGCTGATGATATTAATAGTTTTGATGATATCAGGTTTACAAGTGAAACTTGAAGAAAAGTGCCACTGAAAGAAGTAGCGGATATTGTGCCTATGGAGTCTGATGATTTCAAAAGAACAGATCAGCTTAGACCAACTGCATATATTTATTGAGAAATGTGAGAAAATTCTGTGGTGTATCCTGTGATAGGATTGTTTGTTTCATTTTTCAATGATGATTTTTGGGGAGATGCATTTGAAATGACTTGATGGAGTCCATATTGAGTTGAAATACAGGATAAAGCAACTGGAGAAAAATTCCAAATAGATTTTTGATGAGAGTGGGAAGTTACTATGGATACTTTTGCAGATCTTGGTGTTGCTATGATAATAGCTTTAATGTTGATATATTTCTTGATGGTGGGTCAGTTCAAGTGATTTGCTATTTGAGGTGTTATAATGATAACTTTCCTTTTATGATTTTTTGGTGTTTTCCCAGGTTTTACTATGTTGTATTTGCTTACAGGTGAGTATTTTAGTGCAACTTCTATGATATGAGTGATAGCATTGGCAGGTATTGTTGTTTGAAATGCGATTATTCTGATAGAGTATATGAACAATCTTTTGGCAAGATGATGGACTTTGAAGTCTAGTATAATAAATGCAGGTAAAACCAGACTTAGACCTATTATTATTACTTCTTTGACTACAGTTTTGTGAATTACAACTATTCTTGGAGACCCGGTTTGGAGTGGTTTGGCTTGGTCTATAATATTTGGTTTGTCTGTGTCTGCTATTTTGACTTTGATTATTATACCTGTATTTTTGTATGATAATTTAATTAAATCCTATAACAAATAA
- a CDS encoding efflux RND transporter periplasmic adaptor subunit: MKKFLMLGMFILISTIYGCGVEETSSKPKTYQSEYEVSTGALMSEESYVGVVQPDRQTTLQPKVEGFIVNLNYEEGDFVRQGQPIANIDTNYASIAYDGIENTIQTMENLQQNTENMFEQQIEATRSQVQQAEENINIIQRQLEHAGSSVVNVEQLSQTQQNIANTQKENAQLQLDMAKLNLENKSSQLEQEEKSIYDGAESALRNSRNLSRNFLDFTDEILGVSDANKNKNNHFETNLSARKSSLKDRSERQWESLRSDYEEYIDKIDELDSYEGEERKEKTKDLLEYGEDFFSDLSSFSYLFYDVLDNSVSGSTFPQSKIDELKEKTTNYQSDIEDMIIGTDGSFNVGIQASLQNIDDFKEKEKSAIDELQNAIDSAEKEYNTAKEKVDQSEISSNIDLDDVQTEKDVLENQIEIANQEYEEAKNMLNSQKDQKQAELSEIQAQIDEMNMELDMKSQELDDSVIYAPFDGIITKKYVQIGQLVNPQVAMFEISSMEDLQIDVMVSESEMEDITEGDYAIAKTDFNEKEYEGYVSNIGPIVDEFSRTLPVEITLNETPQELRIGMNLDVFLGESRDYGLTVPYNKIRYDYGNSFVYKKKSENNFEKVFVDKKACSMGDCIVEGDIEYGDILR, from the coding sequence ATGAAAAAGTTTTTAATGTTATGAATGTTTATACTAATATCTACAATATACTGATGTGGTGTAGAAGAGACTTCTTCAAAACCAAAAACATATCAAAGTGAATATGAGGTATCTACTTGAGCATTAATGAGTGAAGAGTCTTATGTAGGTGTAGTACAGCCTGATAGACAAACAACATTACAGCCAAAAGTAGAATGATTTATAGTGAATTTAAATTATGAAGAGGGTGATTTTGTAAGACAAGGACAGCCAATAGCAAATATTGATACAAACTATGCTTCTATAGCTTATGATGGTATAGAAAATACTATACAAACCATGGAAAATCTTCAGCAGAATACTGAAAATATGTTTGAACAACAAATAGAGGCTACTAGATCTCAAGTTCAACAAGCAGAAGAAAATATAAACATAATTCAAAGACAGTTGGAGCACGCTTGAAGTTCGGTTGTAAATGTTGAACAACTTTCCCAAACACAGCAAAATATAGCCAATACACAAAAGGAAAATGCTCAACTACAGTTGGATATGGCAAAATTAAACTTGGAAAATAAATCTTCTCAATTGGAACAAGAAGAGAAAAGTATATATGATGGTGCTGAGTCTGCTTTGAGAAACTCTAGAAATCTTTCAAGAAATTTTTTGGATTTTACTGATGAGATTTTGTGAGTATCAGATGCAAATAAAAATAAAAACAATCATTTTGAAACAAATCTTTCGGCAAGAAAATCTTCATTGAAAGATAGATCAGAAAGGCAGTGGGAGAGCCTAAGATCTGATTATGAAGAGTATATTGATAAAATTGATGAGTTGGATTCTTATGAATGAGAAGAAAGAAAAGAGAAAACTAAAGATCTTCTTGAGTATGGCGAGGATTTTTTTTCTGATTTAAGTAGTTTTTCATACCTTTTTTATGATGTTTTGGATAACAGTGTTTCATGATCAACTTTTCCTCAATCAAAAATAGATGAGCTGAAAGAAAAAACTACCAACTATCAGTCAGATATAGAAGATATGATAATATGAACAGACTGAAGTTTTAATGTATGAATACAAGCATCTTTACAAAATATAGATGATTTCAAGGAAAAAGAAAAATCTGCGATTGATGAGCTTCAGAATGCTATAGATTCTGCTGAAAAAGAGTACAATACAGCAAAAGAAAAAGTGGATCAGTCTGAAATATCTTCAAATATAGATTTGGATGATGTTCAAACTGAAAAAGATGTACTTGAAAACCAGATAGAAATAGCTAATCAAGAATACGAAGAAGCAAAAAATATGCTAAATTCTCAAAAAGATCAAAAACAAGCAGAACTATCAGAAATACAAGCACAAATAGATGAGATGAATATGGAATTGGATATGAAGTCTCAAGAACTAGATGACTCAGTAATATATGCTCCATTTGATTGAATAATTACTAAAAAATATGTTCAAATATGACAGTTGGTAAATCCTCAGGTTGCTATGTTTGAGATTTCTTCTATGGAAGATTTACAAATTGATGTGATGGTATCTGAAAGTGAGATGGAAGATATAACTGAATGAGATTATGCTATAGCTAAAACCGACTTCAATGAAAAAGAGTATGAATGATATGTGAGTAATATATGACCTATTGTAGATGAGTTCTCCAGAACATTACCTGTAGAAATAACTCTTAATGAAACTCCTCAAGAATTAAGAATATGAATGAATTTGGATGTGTTTTTGTGAGAGTCTAGAGATTATGGTTTAACTGTACCATACAATAAAATAAGGTATGATTATTGAAATTCATTTGTATACAAGAAAAAATCTGAAAACAATTTTGAGAAGGTTTTTGTGGATAAGAAAGCTTGTAGTATGTGAGATTGTATTGTGGAAGGTGATATAGAGTATGGTGACATCTTAAGATAA
- the miaA gene encoding tRNA (adenosine(37)-N6)-dimethylallyltransferase MiaA — MNKFKIIEELKRDISNFLENYPKGIIMLWGPTASGKTSISLEIAKFLGNVQIVSADSRQVYKYMDIGTDKVDISIREKIPHHQIDLVEPDKIYTAGEWKNSTKPIIQNIQKKGDIPFLVGGTGLYIDTIYKNFSMPQVGPDMELRRCYEQKERKNPGILHQNLKDIDPESASQIHPNSTRYIIRALEIYEKTGKTKSQLAKPQPVDRPIFMGGLIPGKNVSNDMINNRVLEMLEKGLVKEVEKLIDMGYDKTLPSMQGIGYKEVLDYIDGKYDFESMVETLKKNTQKFAKRQRTWFRRYLNDKKYSPKSNVVYKIFSG; from the coding sequence ATGAATAAGTTTAAGATAATAGAAGAGTTGAAAAGAGATATTTCTAATTTTCTAGAAAACTATCCAAAAGGTATAATAATGCTTTGGTGACCTACAGCCAGTTGAAAAACATCAATTTCGTTGGAGATTGCAAAATTTTTAGGTAATGTTCAAATTGTTTCAGCAGATAGTAGACAAGTATACAAATATATGGATATTTGAACTGATAAAGTAGATATTTCAATAAGGGAAAAAATTCCTCATCATCAAATAGATTTAGTGGAGCCTGATAAGATATATACTGCTTGAGAATGGAAAAATTCTACAAAACCAATAATACAAAATATTCAAAAAAAATGAGATATACCTTTTTTGGTGGGTGGTACATGACTTTATATAGATACAATATACAAAAATTTTAGTATGCCACAGGTTTGACCTGATATGGAGCTTAGGAGATGTTATGAACAAAAAGAAAGAAAAAATCCTGGAATTTTACATCAAAACCTTAAAGATATAGATCCCGAATCTGCCAGTCAGATTCATCCCAATAGTACAAGGTACATTATTAGAGCATTAGAAATATACGAGAAGACTTGAAAAACAAAATCTCAATTGGCAAAACCTCAGCCTGTTGATCGACCTATTTTCATGTGAGGTTTGATACCTTGAAAAAATGTTTCAAATGATATGATAAATAATAGGGTTTTGGAAATGTTGGAAAAATGACTTGTAAAAGAAGTAGAAAAGCTTATAGATATGTGATATGATAAAACTTTACCAAGTATGCAGGGTATATGATACAAGGAGGTTTTGGACTATATTGACTGAAAGTATGATTTTGAATCAATGGTAGAAACTTTGAAAAAAAACACTCAAAAATTCGCTAAAAGACAAAGAACCTGGTTTAGAAGATATCTAAATGACAAAAAGTATTCTCCCAAAAGTAATGTTGTATACAAAATTTTTTCTGGTTAA
- a CDS encoding coproporphyrinogen-III oxidase family protein — MLSLYIHVPFCEKKCSYCNFFVAPSEGFDNIQEYVHKYTDAVIENIHYYASHFGKQEIKTIYFGGGTPLYIGKENISKIIDSIKSNFNLEYLEEINFELNPNPFQETLEFIDFVNNRYKDFFRIRFSFGIQTFDDDILQQTGRGYVFNTLKLYLKDLVNHKKPNNVFNFDFIAFGKFNKDKNGKKIIWNYDKMEFFKNFVDSTFADSFSLYTLELFPGSQMFSNFQPNEENVFEEFDILKKIIQKGGYKRYEISNFTLPGKNSIHNMVYWDMGEYLGLGPGASSFLHKKNSSKIFEKDDNSKGVRFENTKSWEDFFEGNFIDERSLFSMQEHDFLIEEFFLSLRKSDGVANIHKFAPVLENGYEQKIIEYKNDSLAEYDGKIFYLKDGGMNLYNSIVTDLLN, encoded by the coding sequence ATGTTGTCTTTGTATATCCATGTACCATTTTGTGAAAAAAAATGTTCATACTGTAATTTTTTTGTAGCTCCAAGTGAATGATTCGATAATATCCAAGAATATGTACATAAGTACACAGATGCTGTAATTGAAAATATACATTATTATGCTAGTCATTTTTGAAAACAAGAAATAAAAACAATATATTTTGGTTGAGGAACTCCTTTGTATATATGAAAAGAAAATATATCTAAAATAATAGATAGCATAAAGTCAAATTTCAATCTAGAATATCTTGAAGAAATAAATTTTGAACTAAATCCAAATCCCTTTCAGGAAACCTTGGAATTTATAGACTTTGTAAACAATAGATACAAAGACTTTTTTAGGATAAGATTTAGTTTTTGAATTCAAACATTTGATGATGATATCCTGCAGCAGACTTGAAGATGATATGTTTTCAACACATTAAAACTTTACTTGAAAGATCTTGTAAATCACAAAAAACCCAACAATGTTTTCAACTTTGATTTTATAGCATTCTGAAAATTCAACAAAGATAAGAACTGAAAAAAAATTATTTGGAATTATGACAAGATGGAGTTTTTCAAAAATTTTGTAGATAGTACATTTGCTGATAGTTTTTCTTTGTATACTTTGGAGTTGTTTCCATGAAGTCAAATGTTTAGTAATTTTCAGCCAAATGAGGAAAATGTTTTTGAGGAATTTGATATTTTGAAAAAAATTATTCAAAAATGATGATATAAAAGATATGAAATATCAAACTTTACTTTACCTGGTAAGAATAGTATACACAATATGGTATACTGGGATATGTGAGAGTATTTATGATTATGACCAGGAGCATCTTCGTTTTTACATAAAAAGAATTCATCAAAAATTTTTGAGAAAGACGATAACAGTAAATGAGTAAGATTTGAAAATACTAAGTCTTGGGAAGATTTTTTTGAAGGTAATTTTATAGATGAAAGAAGTTTGTTTTCTATGCAAGAGCATGATTTTTTGATAGAAGAATTTTTCCTTTCTTTGAGGAAAAGTGATGGTGTTGCCAATATTCATAAATTTGCTCCAGTCTTGGAAAATGGCTATGAGCAGAAGATAATTGAATACAAAAACGATTCACTTGCTGAGTATGATTGAAAAATATTTTATTTGAAAGATTGATGAATGAATCTTTATAATAGTATAGTTACGGATTTATTAAATTAA
- a CDS encoding DUF4012 domain-containing protein, with protein sequence MKTIGFRKKTKFQKTKKMLSYTFSNISISYILLLTVAFSFFSGINNFSKTVDASASGFEMINESLEDLALYSWPINTQLSQAFLSLKSSIENYSDGKNVFETNEADIKLLINFLEDNYETVMGFDYLEDYTRFLEFLGKSLNYKDDIYQILGKDQKQKYIIALQNSNEARPNGGFFGSFILLEIKNGKIDYTIKDSYKVDAQDSIEKVDSPQRRQDNIADSRISFVSSNVLGFTDKDGENIIDIYESAFPEKSINGVIFLQSQLLEKMLPGFREKMRQWQFVNAAGRIMNKDNDDFQEKQVYMEQLNNYIQSNKYLLFQNFAKNFELVQDEGYVQAYFPDASDEFKNFLQENLLYTTFQEDIGYFWDFNYSYNKIDGFVEKYIKIKKDGEILKTTNFDRVDFDDFESGVYNIVIGYNLNVPSRYKTYIKELEKQYDVEMAEREKHILNFGYDFENMGLVYLPKELDILEVKTNPKAYRKFNTPYSTNIVYVLSGNENNKLHKIEFMIEL encoded by the coding sequence ATGAAGACTATCTGATTTAGAAAAAAAACAAAATTTCAAAAGACAAAAAAGATGCTGTCTTATACTTTTTCTAATATAAGTATATCTTATATATTGCTTTTGACAGTAGCTTTTTCATTTTTTTCTTGAATAAATAATTTTTCTAAAACTGTAGATGCAAGTGCATCTTGATTTGAAATGATCAATGAATCTTTGGAGGATCTTGCATTGTATTCATGGCCTATAAATACACAACTTTCTCAAGCTTTTCTATCTTTGAAGTCTTCTATTGAAAACTATTCTGATTGAAAAAATGTTTTTGAAACTAATGAGGCCGATATAAAGCTGTTGATTAATTTTCTAGAAGACAATTATGAAACTGTGATGTGATTTGATTACTTGGAAGACTATACTAGATTTTTGGAGTTTTTATGAAAATCTTTGAATTATAAAGATGATATATATCAAATCTTATGAAAGGATCAAAAGCAAAAATACATAATTGCACTTCAAAATAGTAATGAGGCTAGACCAAACTGAGGTTTCTTTGGTAGTTTTATACTTTTGGAAATAAAAAACTGAAAGATAGATTACACAATAAAAGATAGTTATAAGGTTGATGCTCAAGACTCAATAGAGAAAGTAGATTCACCACAACGAAGACAAGATAATATAGCTGATTCTAGAATTTCTTTTGTTTCAAGTAATGTTTTGTGATTTACTGACAAAGACTGAGAAAATATAATAGATATCTATGAATCTGCATTTCCAGAAAAAAGCATAAATTGAGTGATATTCTTGCAGTCACAACTTTTAGAAAAAATGCTTCCTTGATTTAGAGAAAAAATGCGACAGTGGCAATTTGTAAATGCTGCTTGAAGAATAATGAATAAGGATAATGATGATTTTCAAGAAAAACAGGTCTATATGGAACAGTTAAACAATTATATACAGTCCAATAAGTATTTGCTTTTTCAAAATTTTGCTAAAAACTTTGAACTTGTCCAAGATGAATGATATGTACAAGCTTACTTCCCAGATGCTTCAGATGAATTTAAAAATTTTTTACAAGAAAATCTTCTATATACTACATTTCAGGAAGATATATGATATTTTTGGGATTTCAATTATTCTTATAATAAAATAGATTGATTTGTAGAAAAATATATAAAAATAAAAAAAGATTGAGAAATATTAAAAACAACAAATTTTGATAGAGTAGATTTTGATGATTTTGAGTCTGGTGTTTATAATATTGTAATATGATATAATTTAAATGTTCCATCTAGGTATAAAACTTATATCAAAGAGCTTGAAAAACAATATGATGTAGAAATGGCTGAAAGAGAAAAACATATTCTTAATTTCTGATATGATTTTGAGAATATGTGACTTGTATACTTACCCAAAGAACTTGATATATTGGAAGTAAAAACAAATCCTAAAGCTTATAGAAAATTTAATACACCTTATTCAACTAATATAGTATATGTACTTTCATGAAATGAAAATAATAAATTACATAAAATAGAGTTTATGATAGAATTGTAG
- a CDS encoding divergent PAP2 family protein: MIEIITNQILIATVVSTVLAQIIKTILDVFRLKKFERQSLFRGAGMPSSHTATVVALALSVYLVEGASTIFIVTLVFASIVIRDVIGDKIFATHQENILNKIIKDIVKTKKLKRNHLIGHSIIEVFFGIIVGIVGVTLVFGF; encoded by the coding sequence ATGATAGAAATAATTACAAACCAGATATTAATTGCTACAGTTGTATCCACAGTACTTGCGCAAATAATAAAAACAATTTTAGATGTGTTTCGCTTAAAAAAGTTTGAACGACAGTCTCTTTTCCGTGGAGCTTGAATGCCTTCATCACATACAGCAACTGTTGTTGCACTTGCATTATCAGTTTATCTTGTAGAATGAGCAAGCACTATTTTTATTGTTACACTAGTTTTTGCTTCTATTGTTATTCGTGATGTTATATGAGACAAAATATTTGCTACACATCAAGAAAATATTCTCAACAAAATAATAAAGGATATAGTAAAAACAAAAAAACTAAAACGAAACCACTTAATAGGACATTCTATAATAGAAGTATTTTTCTGAATCATAGTATGAATAGTTTGAGTAACATTAGTTTTTGGATTCTAA